In a genomic window of Meiothermus sp. CFH 77666:
- a CDS encoding alpha-ketoacid dehydrogenase subunit beta, with protein sequence MPTMTLIQAINTALDEEMSRDERVMLLGEDVGKRGGVFLATEGLQQKYGPDRVIDSPLSEAAILGAAVGLAAHGMRPVAEIQFADYVFPGIDQLFSQAAKLRYRSGGQFTAPMVVRMPTGGGVKGGHHHSQSPEAHFAHTAGLKVVVVSTPYDTKGLLKAAIRNDDPVVFMEPKRLYRAVKEEVPSDDYLIPIGKAAIRREGSDITLVSYGGPMVETLRAAEEMAAVGVDPEVIDLRTVMPWDKETVLNSVAKTGRLLMISEAPRTASVASEVTATVSEELFDQLLAPPLRVTGFDTPYPLAQDKLYMPTVTRILNAAKRLLDY encoded by the coding sequence ATGCCAACCATGACCCTGATCCAGGCGATCAATACCGCCCTGGACGAAGAGATGAGCCGCGACGAGCGGGTAATGTTGCTGGGGGAGGATGTGGGCAAGCGCGGGGGGGTTTTCCTGGCGACCGAGGGCCTGCAACAGAAGTATGGCCCTGACCGGGTTATAGACTCTCCCCTTTCTGAAGCCGCCATTCTGGGGGCCGCCGTGGGGCTGGCTGCCCACGGAATGCGCCCGGTGGCCGAGATTCAGTTTGCCGACTACGTCTTCCCCGGCATTGACCAGCTTTTCTCCCAGGCAGCCAAGCTCCGCTACCGCTCTGGGGGACAGTTCACCGCCCCCATGGTGGTGCGAATGCCCACCGGAGGCGGCGTGAAGGGGGGGCACCACCACTCGCAAAGCCCCGAGGCCCACTTTGCCCATACCGCCGGCCTTAAGGTGGTGGTGGTTTCCACCCCCTACGACACCAAGGGGCTTCTGAAGGCGGCCATCCGCAACGACGACCCGGTGGTTTTCATGGAGCCCAAGCGGCTCTACCGCGCGGTCAAGGAGGAAGTGCCGTCCGACGACTACCTGATTCCCATCGGCAAGGCCGCCATCCGCCGCGAAGGCAGCGACATCACCCTGGTTTCGTATGGGGGGCCCATGGTCGAGACCCTGCGGGCCGCCGAGGAAATGGCCGCCGTCGGGGTAGACCCGGAGGTGATTGACCTGCGCACCGTGATGCCCTGGGACAAAGAGACGGTGCTGAACTCGGTGGCTAAGACCGGACGCCTGCTGATGATCTCCGAGGCCCCGCGCACGGCCAGCGTGGCCTCCGAAGTAACCGCCACCGTTTCGGAAGAGTTGTTCGACCAGTTGCTGGCCCCGCCCCTGCGGGTGACCGGCTTCGATACCCCCTATCCGCTGGCCCAGGACAAGCTCTACATGCCCACCGTGACGCGCATCTTGAACGCCGCCAAGCGCTTACTCGACTACTAG
- a CDS encoding 23S rRNA (pseudouridine(1915)-N(3))-methyltransferase RlmH — translation MKLRVCVIGKPKLAYAKAGVEEYTRRLQRYGKLELLYLKEGIPVQEGQRLLEASEGYRRVVLDERGQLPDTLAFKARLEAWELEAEKGVAFLIGGAEGHTQAVRDEADWLLSLSKLTLQHELALVVLLEQLYRVETLKRGEPYHR, via the coding sequence ATGAAACTGCGAGTCTGTGTCATAGGTAAACCCAAACTGGCCTATGCCAAAGCGGGTGTGGAGGAGTATACAAGGCGCTTGCAGCGCTACGGGAAGCTCGAGCTCCTCTACCTCAAGGAGGGCATCCCGGTTCAGGAAGGGCAGCGTTTGCTGGAAGCCTCCGAAGGCTACCGGCGGGTGGTGCTGGACGAGCGAGGCCAGTTGCCCGATACCCTGGCCTTCAAGGCCCGGCTCGAGGCCTGGGAGTTGGAGGCCGAAAAAGGCGTGGCGTTCCTGATTGGGGGCGCCGAGGGCCATACCCAGGCCGTGCGAGACGAGGCCGACTGGCTGCTGTCCCTGTCTAAACTAACCCTTCAGCACGAGCTGGCGCTGGTGGTGCTCCTGGAGCAGCTTTACCGGGTCGAAACCCTCAAGCGGGGCGAGCCCTACCACCGATAA
- a CDS encoding thiamine pyrophosphate-dependent dehydrogenase E1 component subunit alpha, translating into MVQEKIRFQPFSPEPIRLVDEQGHWIAPFEHGLSPEQLQRFYRDMLAARILDEKLVILIRTGKTSFIAPHAGHEGAQVAIAHALQKGHDWLFPYYRDMGLVLAMEVPLVEIFGQTLGNAADPAKGRQMPSHPGSKSLNIFTVCSAIASHVPPAAGAAISMKLRGTGQVAICTFGDGATSEGDWHAGINFAAVQGAPAVFVCENNRYAISVNISKQTASENIAVKAHAYGIPGYYVDGLDVLASYFVMKEAIERARAGHGPSLVELVVHRFGAHSSADDDSRYRSREELAAERQQDPLLRYQRFLEKEGLWDAQWANELRIELAKEQEAALQEALQAGEPDPLQMFDDVYAARPWHLEEQRRLVMDELQS; encoded by the coding sequence ATGGTTCAAGAGAAAATACGCTTCCAACCCTTTAGCCCAGAGCCCATCCGGCTGGTAGACGAACAGGGCCACTGGATCGCGCCCTTTGAGCACGGGCTGTCCCCCGAGCAGCTCCAGCGCTTCTACCGCGACATGCTGGCAGCACGGATACTGGACGAAAAGCTGGTCATCCTGATTCGCACTGGCAAAACCAGCTTCATAGCCCCTCACGCAGGCCACGAAGGGGCTCAGGTCGCCATTGCCCATGCGCTGCAAAAGGGCCACGACTGGCTGTTTCCCTACTACCGCGACATGGGCCTGGTGCTGGCCATGGAGGTGCCCCTGGTGGAGATTTTCGGCCAGACCCTGGGCAACGCCGCCGACCCCGCCAAGGGCCGCCAGATGCCCTCGCACCCCGGCAGCAAAAGTCTGAATATTTTTACGGTGTGTTCGGCCATCGCCTCGCACGTACCCCCTGCGGCGGGGGCGGCTATCAGCATGAAGCTGCGCGGCACCGGGCAGGTCGCGATCTGCACCTTTGGCGACGGGGCTACCAGCGAGGGCGACTGGCACGCCGGCATCAACTTTGCCGCTGTGCAGGGTGCGCCAGCGGTGTTTGTGTGCGAAAACAACCGCTATGCCATCAGCGTGAACATCTCCAAGCAAACCGCCTCCGAAAACATCGCCGTCAAGGCCCATGCCTACGGGATTCCCGGCTACTATGTGGACGGGCTGGATGTGCTGGCCAGCTACTTCGTGATGAAGGAAGCCATCGAGCGGGCCAGGGCCGGGCACGGGCCCAGCCTGGTCGAACTGGTGGTTCACCGCTTTGGGGCGCACTCTTCTGCCGATGACGACAGTCGCTACCGTTCACGCGAGGAGCTGGCCGCCGAACGCCAGCAAGACCCCTTGCTGCGCTACCAGCGTTTCCTGGAGAAAGAAGGGCTCTGGGATGCCCAGTGGGCCAACGAACTACGCATCGAACTTGCCAAAGAACAGGAAGCCGCCTTGCAAGAAGCCCTGCAAGCGGGCGAGCCCGACCCCCTGCAAATGTTCGACGATGTGTACGCTGCCCGCCCCTGGCATCTGGAAGAGCAGCGCCGCCTGGTGATGGACGAATTGCAATCCTGA
- the lpdA gene encoding dihydrolipoyl dehydrogenase — protein sequence MSTIYDVIVIGTGPGGYHAAIRAAQLGKKVLAVEAEYVGGVCLNVGCIPTKALLHAAEELEGIRHGGEFGLEVKEARLDTKKLGGWRDGIVKKLTGGVSQLLKGNKVDLKIGFARFVDKNTIEVGGERIQGQTFIVATGSEPNTLPGFEVDQKDIVDSTGALRVEEKFPKRLLCIGGGAIGLEFAQVYKRLGAEVTVIEFMGQILPAADPETAGLLAKILGKQGIAIRTQTKGVKVERKKDGLHVTLEDLKAAKQETLVVDKILVATGRRPRGKGLGLEGIGVRVDERGYIPTNERMETNVPGIYAIGDVTRPPLLAHKAMKEGLIAAENAAGGNAAMDYQIPNVVYTSPEWAAVGLTEEEATRAGYKVKVGKFPLSASGRAMTLGATEGLIKLIGDAETDLLLGAHMVGPSASDLIAEMALALEMGATVTDVGLTVHAHPTLSEGIMEAAEHLHRQAIHIANR from the coding sequence ATGTCAACTATCTACGATGTAATTGTGATCGGAACCGGCCCCGGCGGCTACCACGCGGCCATCCGGGCGGCCCAACTGGGCAAGAAAGTGCTGGCTGTGGAAGCGGAGTACGTGGGCGGGGTCTGCCTGAACGTGGGCTGTATTCCCACCAAGGCCCTGTTGCATGCCGCCGAGGAGCTCGAGGGCATCCGCCACGGGGGCGAGTTTGGCCTCGAGGTGAAAGAAGCCAGGCTCGACACCAAAAAGCTGGGCGGCTGGCGCGACGGCATCGTCAAAAAGCTCACCGGCGGGGTTTCTCAGCTTCTGAAGGGCAACAAGGTAGACCTCAAAATCGGCTTTGCCAGGTTTGTTGACAAGAACACCATCGAGGTCGGGGGTGAACGCATCCAGGGCCAAACCTTTATCGTGGCCACCGGCTCCGAGCCCAACACCCTGCCGGGCTTCGAGGTAGACCAGAAGGACATTGTGGACTCTACCGGGGCCCTGCGGGTGGAGGAAAAGTTCCCCAAGCGGCTGCTCTGTATTGGCGGGGGTGCGATTGGCCTCGAGTTCGCCCAGGTCTATAAACGCCTGGGGGCCGAGGTCACGGTGATTGAGTTCATGGGCCAGATTCTGCCCGCCGCCGACCCCGAGACCGCCGGCCTGCTGGCCAAAATTTTGGGCAAGCAGGGTATTGCCATCCGCACCCAGACCAAGGGCGTGAAGGTGGAGAGGAAAAAAGACGGCCTCCACGTCACGCTGGAAGACCTGAAGGCGGCCAAACAAGAAACCCTTGTGGTGGACAAGATTCTGGTAGCCACCGGGCGGCGGCCCCGGGGCAAGGGACTGGGCCTCGAGGGCATCGGCGTCAGGGTGGACGAGCGCGGCTACATCCCCACCAACGAGCGCATGGAAACCAACGTGCCCGGCATCTACGCCATCGGCGACGTGACCCGCCCCCCCCTGCTGGCCCACAAAGCCATGAAGGAGGGCCTGATTGCCGCCGAAAACGCGGCTGGGGGCAACGCCGCCATGGACTACCAGATCCCCAATGTGGTTTACACCAGCCCGGAGTGGGCCGCCGTCGGCCTGACCGAGGAGGAAGCCACCAGGGCCGGTTACAAGGTCAAGGTGGGCAAGTTCCCCCTCTCGGCCTCGGGCCGGGCCATGACCCTGGGGGCCACCGAGGGGCTGATCAAGCTGATCGGCGATGCCGAAACCGACCTGCTGCTGGGCGCCCATATGGTCGGGCCAAGCGCCTCCGATTTGATTGCCGAGATGGCGCTGGCGCTGGAAATGGGGGCCACCGTGACCGATGTGGGCCTGACCGTCCATGCCCACCCCACCCTTTCCGAGGGCATCATGGAGGCTGCCGAGCACCTGCACCGTCAGGCCATCCATATTGCCAATCGTTGA
- a CDS encoding S8 family peptidase: MTRTYWLGLLALVLTACPNPAPPPPPNITVSLNPSSAFSLDIGQQRAIAATVTGTSDTRVTWSSSNPSIVSVNNGVVRGESAGTATITARSVADPTRSASVGVTVLEPPSPPPPGNGVISGTVSIALQTSLQNADLTAPFVEGELIVRFKPQVSLQSLNRLSVSGVEIQQVRPLGTERTYLYRANLNRTDTLTLLQSLQSRSDVEFAHPNYILSAQATPNDPQYPNQRWHYEAINLPGAWDIETGASNLVRVAVIDGGVVAGHPDLAGKLLPGYDFYSNAADSGDGDGRDPNPEDTSPGTDFHGNHVTGTVGAATNNSLGVAGVSWGARLVPIRALSGGSGTLADVADALRWAAGLSVSGVPANANPASVINMSLGGPVACTNAPALQQAINDANNAGAIIVVAAGNSNVDASTFSPAGCSGVITVGATNAAGDRAPYSNYGTRIDLMAPGGEASGQQVVSTLGSGQYGGKAGTSMAAPHVAGVLALMKSKKPALTAAEGLSILKDTARPLNPAQCNRPSGLECGAGLINAQAALARLNTPPPRSLVLSASPNALTLNTGASASVTIGIIRTNFTEPVALSVSGQPGGTTPSFSPASPVSGSSTTLTIPAGSTPGTYTLVVSGSASVSGQTVQGETRITLTVVQPPTTPPPTQNIQGTRIYFDAVLRETPTLSLLLDFSPVVITQTGTQAPYSRSSLSTTGLVGYRISAWKDVNDNGTQDVGDLFGWYRVNGNIATVMPDASNINVVLEPVLSTTLTREKWLKQMGYPAREDTPR, translated from the coding sequence ATGACCCGCACCTACTGGCTTGGCCTATTAGCCCTTGTACTCACCGCCTGCCCCAACCCTGCTCCCCCACCGCCCCCAAACATCACGGTCAGCCTCAACCCAAGCAGCGCTTTTTCCCTGGATATTGGCCAGCAAAGAGCAATTGCCGCCACAGTGACCGGCACCAGCGACACCCGCGTCACCTGGAGCAGCAGCAATCCCAGCATCGTCTCGGTAAACAACGGCGTGGTGCGCGGAGAGTCCGCCGGAACGGCTACCATCACCGCCCGCAGCGTGGCCGACCCTACCAGGAGCGCCTCGGTGGGGGTGACGGTACTCGAGCCCCCCTCCCCTCCTCCCCCAGGCAATGGGGTCATCAGCGGAACGGTCAGCATTGCCCTGCAAACCTCTCTGCAAAATGCCGACCTGACCGCGCCCTTTGTGGAGGGCGAACTCATCGTGAGGTTCAAACCTCAGGTCAGCCTGCAATCGCTAAACCGGCTTTCGGTTTCGGGGGTGGAGATCCAACAGGTCAGACCGCTGGGCACCGAGCGCACCTATCTCTACCGCGCCAACCTGAACCGTACCGACACCCTCACTTTGTTGCAGTCGTTGCAAAGCCGGAGTGATGTGGAGTTCGCGCACCCCAACTACATCCTTTCTGCTCAGGCCACCCCCAACGACCCCCAGTACCCCAACCAGCGCTGGCATTACGAGGCCATCAACTTACCGGGCGCCTGGGACATCGAAACCGGCGCTTCCAACCTGGTCAGGGTAGCGGTCATTGACGGGGGCGTGGTGGCCGGTCACCCCGACCTGGCCGGGAAGCTCTTACCCGGCTACGACTTTTACTCCAACGCTGCCGACTCCGGCGACGGCGATGGACGCGACCCCAACCCCGAGGACACCAGCCCCGGCACCGACTTCCACGGCAACCACGTCACCGGCACGGTGGGAGCCGCCACCAACAACAGCCTGGGGGTGGCCGGGGTCTCGTGGGGTGCGCGCCTGGTTCCGATTCGCGCGCTGAGCGGCGGCAGTGGAACCCTGGCCGACGTGGCCGATGCCCTGAGATGGGCTGCAGGACTGAGTGTGTCTGGCGTTCCGGCCAACGCGAACCCTGCCAGCGTGATTAATATGTCGCTGGGAGGGCCGGTGGCCTGCACCAACGCCCCTGCCCTACAACAGGCCATCAACGATGCGAATAACGCCGGTGCCATCATCGTGGTGGCGGCAGGCAACTCCAATGTGGACGCCAGCACCTTCAGCCCTGCCGGGTGCAGCGGGGTGATAACGGTGGGCGCTACCAATGCCGCCGGCGACCGGGCCCCGTACTCCAACTATGGCACCCGGATTGACCTGATGGCCCCCGGCGGTGAAGCTTCCGGACAGCAGGTGGTGAGCACCCTGGGCAGTGGGCAGTATGGGGGTAAGGCGGGCACCTCGATGGCCGCGCCCCACGTGGCCGGCGTGCTGGCCCTGATGAAAAGCAAAAAGCCTGCCCTGACCGCCGCCGAAGGGCTCTCCATCCTGAAAGACACCGCCCGGCCCCTGAACCCGGCCCAGTGCAACCGCCCCAGCGGCCTCGAGTGCGGTGCGGGGCTCATAAACGCGCAGGCCGCCCTGGCCCGCCTGAACACCCCACCCCCTCGCTCGCTAGTGCTCTCGGCCAGCCCCAACGCCCTGACCCTCAACACCGGCGCAAGCGCTTCCGTTACCATCGGCATCATCCGTACCAACTTCACCGAGCCGGTGGCCCTGAGCGTGAGCGGGCAGCCCGGCGGCACCACCCCCAGCTTCAGCCCCGCCAGCCCCGTATCCGGCAGCAGCACCACCCTGACCATTCCGGCGGGCAGCACCCCCGGCACCTACACCCTGGTGGTCAGCGGCAGCGCCAGCGTGAGCGGACAGACCGTGCAGGGCGAGACCCGCATTACCCTGACCGTGGTACAGCCCCCAACCACCCCCCCGCCCACCCAGAACATCCAGGGCACCCGGATTTACTTCGACGCGGTGCTGCGCGAAACCCCCACCCTGAGCCTGTTGCTGGATTTTAGTCCGGTGGTCATCACCCAGACCGGCACCCAGGCGCCCTACAGCCGCAGCAGCCTTTCAACCACCGGGCTGGTGGGCTACCGCATCTCGGCCTGGAAGGATGTGAACGACAACGGCACCCAGGATGTGGGCGACCTGTTTGGGTGGTATAGGGTTAATGGCAACATTGCGACGGTGATGCCAGATGCCAGCAACATCAATGTGGTGCTCGAGCCCGTCCTCTCCACCACCCTCACCCGCGAAAAGTGGCTAAAACAGATGGGCTACCCGGCCCGCGAAGATACCCCACGGTAA
- a CDS encoding dihydrolipoamide acetyltransferase family protein, whose product MPKEVVLPELAESVVEGEILRWLVNEGDALQKDQPFVEVMTDKVTVELPSPLAGVLLQKLVKEGDVVPVHAPIALVAEPGEVTAPISNQKPAPAPSVQAQEERSIVEPGRVVEDDGANLSLFKPDSKPEQVKNPFSKAAPLQAVESTTVAQPRRVIAVPAARKLARELGLDIAQVPGSGPGGRVRVEDVRAYAQSKEQAPAAPAPEPTGHKPPATGFPPPVQYKPPKGYEDLETRVPLRGLRRAIAQQMVASHLYTVRTLSVDEADLTELVALRERLKPEAEAQGVKLSYLPFIFKAIAVALKKFPSLNSSLDEARQEVVLKHYINIGMAVAAENGLIVPVVRDVDRKSLLQLAREIADLAEKARAGKLAPEEVSGSTFSVTNIGSIGALFSFPIINVPDAAILGVHSIQKRPVVNQRDEIVVRQMMYLSLSFDHRLVDGAEAARFCKEVIRLLEKPERLFLEAL is encoded by the coding sequence ATGCCCAAAGAAGTGGTGTTACCCGAACTGGCAGAATCTGTGGTAGAAGGTGAAATTCTTCGGTGGCTGGTGAACGAAGGCGACGCCTTGCAAAAAGACCAGCCTTTTGTAGAGGTCATGACCGATAAGGTGACGGTGGAACTCCCGAGTCCCCTGGCGGGGGTGCTCCTGCAAAAGCTGGTGAAGGAGGGCGACGTGGTGCCCGTCCATGCGCCCATTGCCCTGGTGGCCGAACCGGGAGAAGTGACCGCCCCCATCTCGAACCAAAAACCCGCCCCCGCGCCGAGCGTGCAGGCCCAGGAAGAGCGCTCCATCGTAGAGCCGGGCCGGGTCGTAGAGGACGATGGCGCCAACCTCTCCCTGTTCAAACCCGACAGCAAGCCGGAGCAGGTGAAAAACCCCTTCAGCAAGGCAGCCCCACTCCAGGCAGTAGAGAGCACCACCGTGGCCCAGCCCCGGCGCGTAATTGCGGTGCCGGCGGCCCGCAAACTGGCCCGCGAGCTGGGCCTGGACATTGCCCAGGTTCCGGGCTCAGGGCCAGGGGGCAGGGTACGGGTAGAGGATGTACGGGCCTATGCACAAAGCAAAGAGCAGGCCCCTGCCGCTCCAGCACCAGAACCCACAGGCCACAAGCCACCCGCTACCGGCTTCCCCCCTCCGGTGCAGTACAAGCCCCCCAAGGGCTACGAAGACCTCGAGACCCGCGTACCCCTGCGCGGCCTGCGCCGGGCCATTGCCCAGCAGATGGTGGCCTCGCACCTCTATACCGTGCGCACCCTCTCGGTGGACGAAGCCGACCTGACCGAGCTGGTGGCCCTGCGCGAGCGGCTCAAGCCGGAAGCCGAAGCCCAGGGGGTCAAGCTCAGCTACCTGCCGTTTATTTTCAAGGCCATCGCGGTGGCGCTCAAGAAGTTCCCTTCCCTGAACAGCTCGCTGGACGAGGCCCGGCAAGAGGTGGTGCTCAAGCACTACATCAACATCGGGATGGCGGTGGCCGCCGAGAACGGCCTGATTGTGCCGGTGGTTCGCGACGTGGATCGTAAAAGCCTGCTGCAACTGGCCCGCGAGATTGCCGACCTGGCCGAAAAGGCCCGCGCCGGCAAGCTGGCCCCCGAGGAGGTGAGCGGCTCCACTTTCAGCGTGACCAACATCGGCTCGATTGGGGCCCTGTTCAGCTTCCCCATCATCAACGTGCCCGACGCAGCCATCCTGGGGGTGCACTCCATCCAGAAGCGCCCGGTGGTGAACCAACGTGACGAGATTGTGGTACGGCAGATGATGTACCTCTCGCTCTCCTTCGACCACCGGCTGGTAGACGGCGCCGAGGCCGCGCGGTTCTGCAAGGAAGTGATCCGGCTCCTGGAAAAACCCGAGCGGCTCTTCCTGGAAGCGCTATAG